The following are encoded in a window of Methanococcoides sp. LMO-2 genomic DNA:
- a CDS encoding polyprenyl synthetase family protein, with product MNIEEWEEYQHINDAMNDMISSMDDSPQMQSVVGHICRSGGKKVRPIILMLASRICGGNYEKSVNAALAIELIHSASLIHDDILDEGVIRRGVESAHKKFGPAAAMLAGDYMISKSIDLISSYAAPVVREFGRAGMAMAEGETIDIKSTNGTFEDSNYFDCINKKTASLFAASAAMGAYIADADEATAKMLKDYGEKLGIAYQIVDDLLEYTETSGDKRSDHESVSILQIYQKDMSRQESIQKATDVAIEYVDMAKEILEKFGPSDAKDKLLKVTDYITIEMIPEY from the coding sequence ATGAACATCGAAGAATGGGAAGAGTACCAGCACATCAACGATGCAATGAACGATATGATCAGCAGTATGGATGATTCACCCCAGATGCAATCAGTGGTTGGCCACATTTGCAGATCCGGCGGTAAAAAGGTCAGGCCGATAATACTGATGCTTGCTTCCCGGATATGCGGAGGCAACTACGAAAAAAGCGTTAATGCCGCACTCGCCATCGAACTTATCCACTCGGCATCCCTGATACATGACGATATCCTGGACGAGGGTGTTATAAGAAGAGGCGTGGAGTCCGCCCATAAGAAATTCGGCCCTGCAGCTGCAATGCTTGCAGGAGACTACATGATATCAAAGTCAATAGACCTCATCTCATCATATGCTGCCCCCGTGGTAAGAGAGTTCGGACGTGCAGGAATGGCTATGGCAGAAGGCGAGACCATTGACATAAAAAGCACGAACGGAACCTTTGAGGACAGCAACTATTTTGATTGTATTAATAAGAAAACAGCTTCCCTTTTCGCTGCGAGTGCAGCCATGGGAGCATATATCGCAGATGCGGATGAAGCCACCGCAAAAATGTTGAAAGACTATGGGGAAAAGCTGGGGATAGCTTACCAGATAGTCGATGACCTTCTGGAATACACAGAAACTTCCGGAGATAAAAGATCAGACCATGAGTCGGTCTCCATTCTTCAGATATACCAGAAGGACATGAGCCGGCAGGAATCCATACAAAAAGCAACCGATGTCGCGATAGAGTATGTGGATATGGCAAAAGAAATCCTCGAAAAGTTCGGACCATCAGATGCAAAAGACAAACTTCTTAAGGTCACCGACTACATAACCATCGAAATGATCCCAGAATATTAA
- a CDS encoding radical SAM protein, protein MRVYEKSVIKVNASTENGKVVLDTEGPLSAVASPVIKRINKIFQEEKPIRADDENIIFSTWSPPIPSTAFNRLISAQIGAIMKKRIPDQFSIGITDKCPYNCIHCGAAGIVADPEMTVEEINRAVEEAIDLGAYSIQFDGGETMLRGDIVDMVANVDKTRAIATCFTSGFRLTPERATDLKNAGLFATHISIDSPFESEHDRVRGREGAYQNAMDGIKNSLDAGMLTDMFVVVSPDNIDDLEDFYGLAESLGMHEMSIYEIIAVGRWLEREDETISQKDVDRLEKFQKEKNRTVGGPRVTAFPYFMGPDQFGCFAGRRWIHVSSGGDVMPCAYTPLAFGNIREDSLEDIWKRMGKHSAYKGSAEYCMMRNPEFRKKYIHTIPKDAIVPIRVDIQERN, encoded by the coding sequence ATGCGGGTATATGAAAAATCAGTAATCAAAGTAAATGCCAGTACAGAGAACGGCAAAGTGGTCCTGGATACAGAAGGTCCGCTTTCAGCGGTTGCAAGCCCTGTCATCAAGAGGATCAATAAGATCTTCCAGGAAGAGAAACCTATCCGGGCAGATGACGAGAACATAATTTTTTCCACATGGTCACCACCGATACCCAGTACTGCCTTCAACAGGCTAATAAGTGCACAGATCGGGGCCATTATGAAGAAAAGGATACCCGACCAGTTCTCAATAGGAATTACTGATAAGTGTCCCTACAATTGCATCCACTGCGGGGCTGCAGGAATTGTTGCGGATCCTGAGATGACAGTTGAGGAGATCAACAGGGCAGTTGAGGAAGCTATCGATCTTGGAGCATATTCGATACAGTTCGATGGTGGTGAGACAATGCTCCGAGGCGACATAGTGGACATGGTTGCAAATGTCGATAAGACAAGAGCCATTGCCACATGTTTTACATCCGGTTTCAGGCTGACACCGGAAAGGGCAACGGACCTCAAGAACGCAGGGCTTTTTGCAACACACATCAGTATTGACAGTCCTTTCGAAAGCGAGCATGACCGTGTCCGTGGAAGAGAAGGTGCTTACCAGAATGCAATGGATGGAATTAAGAACAGTCTTGATGCAGGTATGCTGACGGATATGTTCGTAGTCGTTTCCCCTGACAATATCGACGACCTGGAAGATTTCTATGGACTTGCAGAAAGCCTTGGAATGCATGAGATGTCAATCTATGAGATCATTGCTGTTGGCAGATGGCTTGAACGTGAAGATGAAACGATCAGTCAGAAGGATGTCGATAGGCTTGAAAAGTTCCAGAAAGAAAAGAACAGGACAGTTGGCGGACCAAGGGTCACTGCATTCCCATATTTCATGGGACCTGACCAGTTTGGCTGTTTTGCCGGAAGGAGATGGATACATGTATCATCCGGTGGCGACGTCATGCCATGTGCATACACACCACTTGCTTTCGGTAACATAAGAGAGGACAGTCTTGAGGATATCTGGAAGCGCATGGGCAAACATAGCGCATACAAAGGCTCTGCAGAATATTGTATGATGCGCAACCCAGAATTCAGGAAGAAATACATACACACGATACCAAAGGATGCGATCGTACCTATAAGGGTCGACATTCAGGAAAGGAACTGA
- the ahaH gene encoding ATP synthase archaeal subunit H, translating to MAKDKILSEIKEAEQSAAKMVEEGLKSKNERIMNARAEAREIIKEAESDATKSAQSALRSAEETIKQESDKIISNGNNEASSIGKNAEANIDKAVENLISEFERAIHA from the coding sequence ATGGCCAAAGATAAAATATTATCCGAAATAAAGGAAGCAGAACAAAGTGCGGCCAAAATGGTGGAGGAAGGGCTTAAAAGTAAGAACGAGCGCATTATGAATGCTCGTGCTGAAGCCAGAGAGATCATCAAGGAGGCAGAATCTGATGCGACAAAATCCGCACAGAGTGCACTTAGATCTGCTGAAGAAACAATAAAACAAGAATCTGACAAAATTATCAGCAACGGTAACAACGAAGCTTCATCCATCGGTAAGAATGCTGAAGCTAACATTGACAAGGCCGTTGAGAACTTAATCAGCGAGTTTGAGAGGGCAATTCATGCTTAA
- a CDS encoding V-type ATP synthase subunit I: MLKPKEMSRAIIVGHKEIMEETIEALHGTNLFHLEDYNEDGSGLKLGRPFENAGEVSKKIVQLRSISSFLGISKSDAPKQKESTVISDLDSKLEKLDTEVTEKTEKRSELESKLKELETLKKDLAPFSAIPIDMELYRNYENIAVFAGTVKEDVGPAISKVTSAYEMEYDHNSGTVVLFVKKEDEAKTSEVLSNFEYRELRIPEISGKPQTLIAGFASEEANIQKQIDALETDMQAIKDKYSEFILASDEVLSIKAEKAEAPVKIATSEHTFIVDGWVPADSVSKLENIVNTATNGRAYVSVQEIEKKDTDIIPIEYDNPKVTRPFQEIMDLYARPKYKEIDPTALIFLSFPLFYGMILGDIGYALILLTLAVAIKKMVNSDAVKPLMNVLIYCQISTLIFGILYAEFLGFPLASLHTDHGSIPGLIAGFETITLFTTPIAGEPITYPIHRTHLVMTMIIATALIGLLHINFGYILGFINEKRNHGFTAAMLEKGSWIVVELGIALAVLGYTGIAPTQVIGIIVFLIGLVMLIKGEGAIAVIELPALLSNALSYTRLIAVGLSSIYIASTVNLIAFDMIWSQGGIVAAIGAILVFIFGHALNTVLSIIAPGLHALRLQYVEFFGKFYEGGGRKYNPFGYIRKYTEE, from the coding sequence ATGCTTAAGCCAAAAGAGATGAGTCGTGCCATCATTGTCGGTCACAAGGAAATCATGGAAGAAACAATTGAGGCTCTCCATGGCACCAATTTATTCCACCTTGAGGACTACAATGAGGATGGTTCCGGACTCAAACTTGGCAGACCTTTCGAAAACGCAGGTGAAGTTTCCAAAAAGATTGTACAGTTAAGATCCATTTCATCTTTCCTTGGCATCTCTAAATCAGATGCACCAAAGCAGAAAGAAAGCACTGTTATAAGCGACCTTGATTCCAAACTTGAAAAGCTGGATACAGAGGTCACTGAAAAGACAGAAAAGAGATCAGAACTGGAATCTAAATTAAAGGAACTTGAAACACTGAAAAAAGACCTTGCCCCATTCTCAGCAATTCCGATCGACATGGAATTGTATCGTAACTACGAGAATATAGCAGTCTTTGCAGGTACTGTCAAGGAAGATGTAGGTCCTGCCATTTCAAAGGTAACATCTGCCTACGAGATGGAATATGACCACAATTCCGGAACTGTAGTATTGTTTGTCAAAAAAGAGGATGAAGCAAAGACCTCAGAGGTACTTTCAAACTTTGAATACAGAGAGCTTAGAATCCCTGAAATCAGTGGAAAGCCGCAGACTTTGATCGCAGGCTTTGCATCTGAGGAAGCAAACATCCAGAAACAGATCGATGCACTGGAAACAGATATGCAGGCGATCAAAGATAAATATTCAGAATTCATACTTGCCAGTGACGAAGTACTTTCTATTAAAGCCGAGAAAGCAGAAGCTCCAGTCAAGATCGCAACATCCGAGCACACATTCATCGTTGATGGATGGGTTCCGGCAGACAGCGTTTCAAAGCTAGAGAATATTGTAAACACTGCAACTAACGGACGAGCTTATGTATCAGTACAGGAGATCGAAAAGAAAGATACTGACATCATACCTATTGAATATGATAATCCAAAGGTAACACGACCATTCCAGGAGATTATGGACCTTTATGCACGTCCAAAATACAAGGAAATTGATCCAACTGCCCTGATATTCTTATCATTCCCACTTTTCTATGGTATGATCCTTGGAGATATCGGATATGCATTGATCCTTCTGACACTTGCAGTTGCGATCAAGAAGATGGTAAATTCAGATGCAGTGAAACCTCTGATGAACGTACTTATCTACTGTCAGATATCAACATTGATATTTGGAATCCTATATGCTGAATTCCTTGGATTCCCACTCGCAAGCCTGCACACAGACCATGGCTCAATACCTGGACTGATCGCAGGATTTGAAACAATAACACTGTTCACAACCCCTATCGCAGGAGAACCTATTACATATCCAATACACCGTACACATCTTGTTATGACAATGATCATTGCAACAGCACTTATTGGTCTGCTTCATATCAATTTTGGATACATACTTGGATTTATAAACGAGAAGAGAAACCACGGTTTTACTGCAGCGATGCTTGAAAAAGGAAGCTGGATTGTAGTAGAACTTGGAATAGCTCTGGCAGTGCTCGGTTACACCGGTATTGCACCTACACAGGTAATAGGAATCATAGTGTTCCTCATAGGATTAGTCATGCTCATAAAAGGAGAAGGCGCAATAGCAGTTATCGAATTACCTGCACTTTTAAGTAATGCACTTTCCTACACTCGTTTAATCGCAGTAGGATTGTCATCAATTTATATTGCATCAACTGTCAACCTCATAGCATTTGATATGATCTGGTCCCAGGGTGGGATCGTGGCAGCTATTGGTGCAATACTCGTATTCATATTCGGACATGCTTTAAACACAGTCCTGAGTATAATAGCCCCCGGATTACATGCACTCAGGTTGCAGTATGTAGAGTTCTTCGGAAAATTCTACGAAGGTGGCGGAAGAAAATACAACCCATTCGGATATATAAGAAAATACACGGAGGAATAA